In the Mycoplasmoides gallisepticum genome, one interval contains:
- a CDS encoding DJ-1/PfpI family protein, translated as MKLLVLTIKEFQDIELVSFASILTASGKFSKIDYYSPEEKDSVVGQFNVAHIKTIKSFNVNDYDAIYVPGGMGAIHLRTNQKGLAAVHEFVKANKWVIAICDSPNALSENKILNPEDKYISWSDGTMNHPNRIKDFNVQLNRSNKLITGRCSLTTLELAFYTLEVLFSKEFSEELRAKLTGVA; from the coding sequence TTGAAATTACTTGTATTAACTATTAAAGAATTCCAAGATATTGAATTAGTAAGCTTTGCTTCAATCTTAACTGCAAGTGGTAAGTTTAGTAAAATAGATTATTATTCACCAGAAGAAAAAGATAGTGTTGTGGGACAATTTAATGTAGCACACATTAAAACGATCAAATCATTTAATGTTAATGATTATGATGCGATCTACGTTCCAGGTGGGATGGGAGCAATCCACTTAAGAACTAACCAAAAAGGTCTTGCGGCTGTTCATGAATTTGTTAAAGCTAATAAGTGAGTGATTGCGATCTGTGACTCACCAAACGCGTTAAGTGAAAACAAGATTTTAAACCCAGAAGATAAGTACATTTCTTGAAGCGATGGGACAATGAATCATCCTAACCGAATCAAGGATTTCAACGTTCAATTAAATCGTTCTAATAAATTAATTACGGGAAGATGTTCACTAACTACTTTAGAATTAGCATTCTATACATTAGAAGTATTGTTCTCTAAAGAATTTAGTGAAGAGTTAAGAGCAAAACTAACAGGTGTTGCTTAA
- a CDS encoding S8 family serine peptidase: protein MRIKNLISFISLGIITTAVPFSAILNNNKSKVDHSKDLPSNQNSVLVNNNVEIAKQAKDVSEESFVESNNSLYDFENNDYYDGFITFNGNVSIYDKNSILELIKKQPQVLDAKKSLALDNYYLVNFFFRKGSNDKERFDSFLKKYDLIGDFYIIDENKNDKNDLENNAIFNRNHTINNSSEKYENKYNRNFSSNGYTDDERNKAIAFTRNQITYGREKRIGVAVLEVGESYDMRKALIDANDSYYFNPKVTNVWNRFDPYVFAIFPIWPLHGQHATEVGSVISGTNGVNPYHDLYGVKVNTEDFHAINGLGAARSGLENEIAYIKGLNNVKVVNNSWAKKVSWNNNPNLFKYNYYSRYLDLLTANENEMIYVFAAGNEGNNKNEKFRHLYAYQLSYNSIIVGSNTNYGYRSSFTTLGSDTHSPFILANGSEYPFYKGTGYGTSFASPFVSGVLANTLHQYREKYKLGINSIIAKAVLGVSSSDVSGYPNTNQAGLHRDYGVGLLDYKKINSAFNNLNYIRWNHSSQVILNNRWTHKNGGDGSLIVKSVPLKKGDKLRIGLSWLFKPSNSISYNNNNKENADLTTTIDFTDQDFNLYLKKDGKVIYFSKTKNNFEFIKYGVVEDGNYEIVVSKYTQILPNYSDTQLALSWTVE from the coding sequence GTGAGAATCAAAAATTTAATCAGTTTTATTTCATTAGGAATAATAACTACTGCTGTTCCGTTTTCTGCTATTTTAAATAACAATAAAAGTAAAGTGGATCATTCTAAGGATCTACCTAGCAATCAAAATTCTGTTTTAGTAAATAATAATGTAGAAATTGCTAAACAAGCTAAGGATGTTTCAGAAGAGTCTTTTGTTGAATCTAATAATTCGCTTTACGACTTTGAAAATAATGATTATTACGATGGTTTTATTACTTTTAATGGTAATGTGTCTATCTATGATAAAAACAGTATTCTAGAGCTTATTAAAAAACAACCTCAGGTTTTAGATGCTAAAAAAAGCTTAGCATTAGATAATTATTATTTAGTGAATTTCTTTTTTAGAAAAGGTTCTAACGACAAGGAGCGATTCGATAGCTTCTTAAAAAAATATGACCTTATAGGTGATTTTTATATTATAGACGAAAATAAAAATGATAAAAATGATCTAGAAAATAACGCTATATTTAACAGAAATCATACTATCAACAACTCATCAGAAAAATACGAAAATAAATATAATAGAAATTTTTCTTCTAACGGATATACCGACGATGAAAGAAACAAAGCGATTGCTTTTACTAGAAATCAAATAACATATGGTAGAGAAAAAAGAATAGGTGTGGCTGTATTAGAAGTTGGAGAGTCGTATGATATGAGAAAAGCATTAATTGATGCTAATGACTCTTATTACTTTAATCCAAAAGTTACTAACGTATGAAATCGTTTTGATCCTTATGTTTTTGCAATATTTCCAATTTGACCATTACACGGACAACACGCCACTGAAGTTGGTTCTGTAATTTCAGGTACTAATGGTGTTAATCCTTATCACGATTTATATGGTGTAAAGGTAAACACTGAAGATTTTCATGCAATTAATGGTCTAGGAGCTGCTCGTTCAGGATTGGAAAATGAAATAGCATATATTAAAGGTCTAAACAATGTAAAAGTTGTAAATAATTCATGAGCTAAAAAAGTTTCATGAAATAATAACCCAAATTTGTTTAAATACAATTACTATTCAAGATATCTAGACCTATTAACCGCAAATGAAAATGAAATGATATATGTATTTGCAGCTGGTAATGAAGGAAACAATAAAAACGAAAAATTCAGACATTTATATGCATATCAACTTTCATATAACAGCATAATTGTAGGTTCTAATACAAATTATGGTTACAGAAGCAGTTTTACAACGCTTGGCTCAGATACTCATTCACCATTTATTTTAGCTAACGGTAGTGAATATCCTTTCTATAAAGGTACAGGGTACGGAACTAGCTTTGCTTCTCCTTTCGTTTCAGGAGTTTTGGCCAACACTTTACACCAATATAGAGAAAAATACAAATTAGGAATTAACTCTATAATTGCTAAAGCAGTTCTTGGTGTATCTTCTTCAGATGTTTCAGGTTATCCAAACACAAATCAAGCAGGATTACATCGTGATTATGGTGTTGGTTTATTAGACTATAAGAAAATAAACTCTGCATTTAACAATCTTAATTATATTAGATGAAATCACTCGAGCCAGGTTATTCTTAATAATCGATGAACTCATAAAAACGGTGGAGATGGTTCTTTAATAGTAAAAAGTGTTCCTCTCAAAAAAGGTGATAAATTACGAATCGGATTATCTTGATTATTTAAACCATCTAATTCAATTTCTTATAATAATAACAATAAAGAAAACGCTGATTTAACAACCACTATAGACTTTACCGATCAGGATTTTAATTTGTATCTGAAAAAAGATGGAAAAGTTATCTACTTTTCAAAAACAAAAAATAATTTTGAATTTATAAAATATGGGGTTGTTGAAGATGGTAATTATGAAATTGTTGTATCTAAATACACTCAAATTTTACCGAATTATTCTGACACACAATTAGCTTTATCTTGAACGGTGGAATAA
- a CDS encoding IS256 family transposase encodes MNSKDEQMKQIQKLIVEFVKQFGPSSGKQLLNITDYIAKPVLQALVDGEHVGKLELLRENADNDENVYQNGSYTRNVKWGQEEIPIKMKRIRGENQDSQIIPKYQRIIHDKFILDVLSLASTRLSNNEIADQITSIYGFKVSPSVISNCIQTVQDEMRDWHERPLENNYPIIMIDGKVFKIKTEESGRSKYVNKTLYVVVGINADGQKELIALYVSNTESATEWINILDNLKERGLSETYIIVSDGLKGLKEAIENVYPKAMHITCTVHMIRNAAKYVSHSMKSDFLRDLKNIYGADNWESAKHNFEYLKNKWGGSNKRAVEVVERAMDNIEKLFSFSKALRTLVYTSNIVENYNSVIGSFLAAKKSFNNINQLLLDLYVHFGYNPRYKKLNQKSNRVRNWYRIYEELMDVFPNLLKKN; translated from the coding sequence ATGAATTCAAAAGACGAACAAATGAAACAGATTCAAAAATTAATTGTTGAATTTGTAAAACAATTTGGTCCTAGTAGTGGAAAACAACTATTAAACATCACTGATTATATTGCTAAGCCTGTTTTACAGGCTCTGGTTGATGGTGAACATGTTGGCAAACTAGAATTATTGAGAGAAAATGCTGATAATGATGAGAATGTGTATCAAAACGGCTCATACACTAGAAATGTTAAGTGAGGGCAAGAAGAAATTCCCATAAAAATGAAAAGAATTCGTGGTGAAAATCAAGACTCTCAAATTATCCCGAAATATCAAAGAATTATCCATGATAAGTTTATCTTAGATGTTCTTTCTTTAGCTTCTACTCGTTTGTCAAACAATGAAATCGCTGATCAAATAACGTCAATATATGGATTCAAAGTAAGTCCTAGCGTAATTTCAAATTGTATCCAAACTGTTCAAGATGAGATGCGCGATTGGCACGAAAGACCGCTAGAAAACAACTACCCAATCATAATGATTGACGGTAAAGTCTTTAAGATCAAAACTGAAGAAAGCGGACGGTCAAAGTACGTAAATAAAACGCTTTATGTCGTGGTAGGAATCAATGCGGATGGTCAAAAAGAGCTTATAGCGCTATACGTAAGCAACACCGAATCTGCTACAGAATGAATTAACATTCTTGATAATTTGAAAGAACGCGGCTTGTCTGAAACATATATTATTGTTTCAGATGGTTTAAAGGGTTTGAAAGAAGCGATTGAAAACGTTTATCCAAAAGCAATGCATATTACTTGCACGGTTCATATGATTAGAAATGCTGCAAAATATGTATCTCATTCTATGAAGTCCGATTTTTTAAGAGACTTAAAAAACATATATGGAGCAGACAATTGAGAAAGTGCAAAACACAACTTTGAATATTTAAAAAATAAGTGAGGCGGTTCTAACAAGCGCGCAGTTGAAGTTGTGGAAAGAGCGATGGACAACATAGAAAAACTCTTTAGCTTTTCTAAAGCTTTACGGACATTAGTTTATACCAGCAACATAGTTGAAAACTATAATTCAGTAATTGGGAGTTTCCTAGCTGCTAAAAAGTCTTTTAATAACATAAACCAGCTGTTATTAGACCTATATGTACATTTTGGTTACAATCCAAGATATAAAAAACTAAATCAGAAAAGTAATAGAGTGAGAAATTGATATAGAATATATGAAGAGTTAATGGATGTATTTCCGAACTTACTTAAGAAAAACTAA
- a CDS encoding DUF6856 family protein codes for MNKNKIVSKLTGLASLGFGISFALTSCTVITNSGLFKVITAADVSSKKAYSTITDELTSPIQTAIYGTNLVNNGNYVLTVLTNTDPEQNYFINGGDLSTGANWNGPYARAVERWQQDRTNPNYDTGILFLLYWDLFDNQRAPSNQLNPFSRATSGTGFARNDQSAVQYRDIVDFIIKTYPTETSGWLNRTDGTTKIINIAFSNDGTGKITPHFYMGSTSASPTPATPSTASSVRQSLALKSASIDNSQPSNHDLTIDDSFSTFLAGIYTRN; via the coding sequence ATGAATAAAAACAAAATTGTTTCAAAACTAACCGGTCTAGCATCGCTAGGCTTTGGTATTAGTTTTGCTTTAACAAGTTGTACAGTAATTACTAATTCAGGGTTATTTAAAGTTATTACAGCTGCTGATGTTAGCAGTAAAAAAGCATATTCAACAATTACAGATGAATTAACATCTCCGATCCAAACTGCTATTTATGGTACTAATTTAGTTAATAACGGAAATTACGTACTTACTGTATTAACAAACACTGATCCAGAACAAAACTACTTTATTAATGGTGGTGATTTAAGTACTGGAGCAAATTGAAACGGTCCTTATGCTAGAGCCGTTGAAAGATGACAGCAAGACAGAACTAACCCTAATTATGATACAGGTATTCTTTTCTTATTGTATTGAGATCTGTTTGATAACCAAAGAGCACCTTCAAATCAATTAAACCCTTTTTCTAGAGCTACAAGCGGGACTGGATTCGCTAGAAACGATCAATCAGCTGTCCAATACCGTGATATTGTTGACTTTATTATTAAAACATACCCGACTGAAACAAGTGGATGATTAAATCGTACAGACGGTACAACTAAAATAATTAACATTGCGTTCAGCAATGACGGTACTGGTAAAATTACTCCTCATTTTTACATGGGTTCTACAAGCGCCTCACCAACTCCAGCTACCCCTAGCACTGCAAGCAGCGTTAGACAATCTTTAGCATTAAAATCAGCTTCTATTGATAACAGCCAACCTAGTAATCATGATTTAACTATCGATGATAGTTTTTCAACATTCCTAGCTGGTATCTATACAAGAAACTAA
- a CDS encoding tRNA (adenosine(37)-N6)-dimethylallyltransferase, whose product MIYSKRLILVVGPTGTKKSYLANMLAKKLNVPIISADAYQVYKELNAGVNKPSEKTLSEIKYHFISNISIFDEWSIAHFNKRAKEILEQAPDWTIVCGGSHLYVNSLINDYQLEKQELDTDLFDALDKLDNQEIFNQLCEYDFQEAIKIGKNNRKRLLRALYLFKKYGKKAKNDSKKFDYVVVKCMSDKEKLFPYLSKRLDEMIHDLNWTKEIEYLDKIITDKKLDKELIAMKALGYKEIYDAWKNNQPIDKEIINKKFKRLVKHQLTWTRNKFNDGMKQFTFNFFEDDANRTCDEIIEYIKSNHD is encoded by the coding sequence ATGATTTATTCAAAACGATTAATTTTAGTTGTAGGTCCTACCGGAACTAAAAAATCATATTTAGCAAACATGTTGGCCAAGAAATTAAATGTGCCAATAATTTCTGCTGATGCTTATCAGGTTTACAAGGAGTTAAACGCTGGAGTGAATAAACCATCAGAAAAAACATTATCAGAGATTAAATATCATTTCATATCCAATATTTCGATTTTTGATGAATGATCAATTGCACACTTTAACAAAAGAGCCAAAGAAATTTTAGAACAAGCTCCTGATTGAACAATTGTGTGTGGAGGTAGTCATCTTTATGTTAATAGTTTGATAAACGATTATCAGTTAGAAAAACAAGAGCTAGATACTGACTTGTTTGATGCACTAGATAAATTAGATAATCAAGAGATCTTTAATCAATTATGTGAATACGATTTTCAAGAAGCAATTAAGATTGGTAAAAACAATCGAAAAAGATTATTACGAGCGTTATATTTGTTTAAAAAATACGGTAAAAAAGCGAAAAATGATAGTAAAAAATTTGATTACGTAGTAGTTAAATGTATGTCAGATAAAGAAAAACTTTTTCCTTATTTAAGTAAGCGTTTAGACGAAATGATTCACGACTTAAATTGAACTAAAGAAATTGAGTATCTGGATAAGATAATTACTGATAAGAAACTAGATAAAGAACTGATTGCAATGAAGGCGCTAGGCTATAAAGAAATTTATGATGCCTGAAAAAATAACCAACCCATTGATAAAGAGATAATTAACAAGAAATTCAAAAGACTAGTAAAACATCAATTAACTTGAACTAGGAATAAATTTAACGATGGTATGAAGCAGTTTACTTTTAATTTCTTTGAAGACGATGCAAACAGAACTTGTGATGAAATAATTGAATACATAAAAAGCAACCATGACTAA
- the hemW gene encoding radical SAM family heme chaperone HemW, which translates to MTKHLYIHLPLCQKICTFCDFKRELIDRHNPKKVVQDLIDEIERKQFSDEQFSSIYLGGGTPNVFDDELLDYFLSKIKKYAAKKCEFTIECNPDLVTKSQAQILKKNLVNRASVGIQIVNNKILKYLNRTHDINHCYEAMQNLYDAGITNINIDLMYALPHMKKEDVLENIKFIKKTKPNHISFYGLDLKPGAYLTKTPYKIDLDQEAMQLRVMKAELNKINYKRYEVANWCRLKKYQSVHNKAYWLTKDYAAIGWGAHGFENKVEYYYDGSIQNWQIKKNRLTDDQFYQRVLIMGLRLKDGVDITKEPYKTAYEKYQNKLKFITVKNNHLRADNIDLLNNSIIDILE; encoded by the coding sequence ATGACTAAACATTTATATATCCACCTTCCCCTTTGTCAAAAGATCTGTACCTTTTGTGATTTTAAACGAGAACTAATTGATCGACACAATCCCAAAAAAGTTGTTCAAGATTTAATTGATGAAATCGAAAGAAAACAATTTAGTGATGAACAATTTTCGAGTATTTATTTAGGAGGTGGAACACCTAATGTTTTTGATGATGAACTTTTGGATTATTTTTTATCAAAAATTAAAAAATATGCGGCAAAAAAGTGTGAATTTACTATTGAATGCAATCCAGATTTAGTAACTAAATCACAAGCGCAAATACTAAAGAAAAATTTAGTAAATCGTGCATCAGTTGGTATTCAAATCGTTAATAATAAAATTCTCAAATACCTTAATAGAACTCATGATATAAATCACTGCTATGAAGCAATGCAAAACTTATATGATGCTGGCATTACTAACATTAATATAGATCTAATGTATGCGTTGCCTCATATGAAAAAAGAAGACGTTCTAGAAAATATCAAATTTATTAAAAAAACAAAACCTAACCACATTTCTTTTTATGGCTTAGATCTAAAACCAGGAGCTTATCTAACCAAAACGCCTTATAAGATTGATTTAGATCAAGAAGCTATGCAACTAAGAGTGATGAAAGCTGAATTAAATAAGATTAATTATAAGCGTTATGAAGTTGCTAATTGATGTAGATTAAAGAAATATCAATCTGTTCACAATAAAGCATATTGATTAACTAAAGATTATGCAGCAATAGGTTGGGGTGCTCATGGTTTTGAAAACAAAGTGGAATACTATTATGACGGATCAATTCAGAACTGACAAATCAAAAAAAATCGATTAACTGACGATCAATTTTATCAACGTGTTTTAATCATGGGTTTAAGATTAAAAGACGGTGTTGATATCACTAAAGAACCATACAAAACTGCTTATGAAAAATACCAAAATAAATTGAAGTTTATAACGGTTAAAAATAACCATTTAAGAGCTGATAATATCGACCTTTTAAACAATTCAATCATCGACATCTTGGAATAA
- a CDS encoding AAA family ATPase: MLFLKKFHAQGFKSYADNISFTFDEHVTGIVGPNGSGKSNVVDALKWVLGERSMKNLRGKTSDDVIFFGSQEKPASKFAEVSLTFDNSQGYLHDKRKEITVTRRVYRGSGVSEYLINNEPSSLKEINDIFLDSGLTKGSLCIISQNTVSSFIEAKPEDRRQIFEDAAGIGRYAKKKQDAIRQIARTNDNLKEITTIVNELNRDLKKLNQQAEKAILYAETKEKLKDLEITLSVNEYLISQKEIEALSEQIAEIDERLLKNDPQLQINQEKLEAFKKRYNSADQNVQKIQDELQKIYDEIVLLEKRNVFNDLQLKSDLDSNDKNKKINALEQLLKSSEEQLKKYFELISTWEEELKEKDVDKTDLANELENLKKSLATFQVKRYEANLQVQFYQNQKINQFAQDAGVRTVLNNKDAIGGVHGIVQDFIKVEPEYELAISTALNKAAKNIIVDSNQDAINAVNFLKANKAGRATFLPLANLKDRDVKPEHLEVLEQVEGYLGIAANLVNYHDQYDPAIRALLGQIIIASDLEAATKISKFTYQLYRVISLGGDIVNAGGAITGGAESKQTHSLFNLDEKIDTLKNELLVAEKNINELNKKLEFLTADYTKKDKEFNEQKIAIQRYQDLIVIEQKKLDDYKIQYEQLTDKTFDGEDVKWDDKKIKDKLFSLETKKATLVQDLKINQEAKDMYQKQVNQLEKDVTLFYKEIDEDKNDKLKRREQLTKHENTIYLAKSKINESYNMAIEFAIENYNKPLPISLSQARSEVVKLQSTLNNLGAINMEAIQELDIKKERYEKLYSQQQELINARERINQAIIRLDEKAIFEFDQLINNLNKELPKTFYYLFGGGNCEIRYSNPEEKLTSGIEVFASPPGKNIGNLNLLSGGEKALVALSVLFSILKVSSFPLVVLDEAESALDLANVERFANIIKNSSDQTQFLIITHREGTMVKCDKLIGATMQTKGVTKMLSVSLHQAKDMAEEIESQ; this comes from the coding sequence ATGTTATTTCTAAAAAAATTTCATGCCCAAGGGTTCAAATCTTATGCTGATAACATTAGTTTCACATTTGATGAACATGTAACAGGAATTGTCGGTCCTAATGGGTCTGGTAAATCTAATGTTGTTGACGCCTTAAAGTGAGTGCTTGGGGAGCGTTCAATGAAGAACTTAAGAGGGAAAACGAGTGATGACGTTATCTTTTTTGGTTCCCAAGAAAAACCAGCATCTAAGTTTGCTGAAGTCAGCTTAACATTTGATAACTCTCAAGGTTATTTACATGATAAGCGCAAAGAGATTACAGTTACTAGAAGGGTGTATCGTGGTAGCGGGGTATCTGAATACTTAATTAATAACGAACCATCATCACTTAAAGAAATTAACGATATTTTTCTTGATTCAGGTCTAACTAAAGGTTCGTTATGTATTATTTCACAAAACACCGTTTCTAGTTTTATTGAAGCTAAACCAGAAGACCGAAGACAGATCTTTGAAGATGCTGCAGGGATTGGGCGTTATGCTAAGAAAAAACAAGACGCAATCAGACAAATTGCACGAACCAACGATAATTTAAAAGAAATAACAACAATCGTTAACGAATTAAATCGTGATCTGAAAAAATTAAATCAACAAGCAGAAAAAGCCATACTATATGCTGAAACAAAAGAAAAACTAAAAGATCTTGAAATAACACTATCAGTTAACGAATATTTAATCTCACAAAAAGAGATTGAAGCACTATCAGAACAGATTGCAGAAATAGATGAACGCTTACTAAAAAACGATCCCCAATTACAGATCAATCAAGAAAAGTTAGAAGCATTTAAAAAACGCTACAACAGTGCAGACCAAAATGTACAAAAAATACAAGATGAATTACAAAAAATTTATGACGAAATCGTCCTATTAGAAAAACGTAATGTCTTTAATGATTTACAACTAAAATCAGATTTAGATTCTAATGATAAAAATAAGAAGATTAATGCGTTAGAACAACTACTAAAATCATCAGAAGAGCAATTAAAAAAATACTTTGAATTAATCTCGACTTGAGAAGAAGAATTAAAAGAAAAAGATGTCGATAAAACTGATCTAGCTAACGAATTAGAAAATCTAAAAAAATCATTAGCCACTTTTCAAGTTAAGCGCTACGAAGCTAACTTGCAAGTTCAGTTTTATCAAAATCAAAAGATTAACCAGTTTGCCCAAGATGCTGGTGTGCGTACAGTATTAAATAATAAGGATGCCATTGGTGGTGTGCATGGGATTGTACAAGACTTCATTAAGGTTGAACCTGAATATGAGTTGGCAATCTCAACTGCTTTAAATAAAGCTGCTAAAAACATTATTGTAGATTCAAATCAAGATGCTATTAATGCTGTTAATTTCTTAAAAGCAAATAAAGCTGGAAGAGCAACATTTTTACCACTAGCTAACCTAAAAGATCGTGATGTTAAACCAGAACATTTAGAAGTGTTAGAGCAAGTGGAAGGTTATCTAGGGATTGCTGCTAACTTAGTTAACTACCACGATCAATATGATCCAGCAATCCGCGCTTTATTAGGTCAGATTATTATTGCTAGTGATCTTGAAGCTGCTACCAAAATCTCTAAATTTACATACCAACTTTATCGGGTGATCTCACTTGGTGGGGATATTGTTAATGCTGGTGGGGCGATTACTGGTGGCGCTGAATCAAAACAAACACATAGTTTATTTAATCTTGATGAAAAGATTGATACGCTTAAAAACGAACTTTTAGTTGCCGAAAAAAATATTAATGAACTAAATAAAAAACTTGAATTCTTAACAGCTGATTACACTAAGAAAGATAAAGAATTTAACGAACAAAAGATCGCAATCCAACGTTACCAAGACTTAATTGTGATCGAACAAAAAAAGCTTGACGATTACAAGATTCAATACGAACAATTAACTGATAAAACCTTTGATGGTGAAGATGTTAAATGAGATGATAAAAAGATCAAAGATAAACTGTTTAGTTTAGAAACTAAGAAAGCTACTTTAGTTCAAGATCTTAAGATCAATCAAGAAGCTAAAGATATGTATCAAAAACAAGTTAACCAACTTGAAAAAGACGTTACGCTCTTTTATAAAGAGATCGATGAAGATAAGAACGATAAATTAAAACGTCGTGAACAACTAACTAAACATGAAAACACGATCTATTTAGCCAAATCAAAGATTAATGAATCTTATAATATGGCAATTGAGTTTGCAATTGAAAACTACAATAAGCCATTACCGATCTCTTTATCTCAAGCAAGAAGTGAAGTGGTAAAACTTCAAAGCACCCTAAATAATTTAGGGGCAATTAATATGGAAGCAATCCAAGAGCTTGATATTAAAAAAGAGCGTTATGAAAAGCTTTATAGCCAACAACAAGAATTAATTAATGCTCGTGAACGGATTAATCAAGCAATAATTAGATTAGATGAAAAAGCAATCTTTGAATTTGATCAATTAATTAATAACCTTAATAAGGAGTTACCTAAGACATTCTATTACCTATTTGGTGGTGGTAATTGTGAGATTAGATATTCTAATCCTGAAGAAAAACTAACCAGTGGGATTGAAGTGTTTGCTTCACCTCCTGGTAAGAATATTGGAAACTTAAATTTACTATCAGGTGGTGAAAAAGCTTTAGTTGCTTTATCAGTTTTATTTAGTATTCTTAAAGTGTCTTCATTCCCACTGGTTGTTTTAGATGAAGCTGAGAGTGCTTTAGATTTAGCTAACGTAGAACGATTTGCTAATATCATTAAGAATTCATCTGATCAGACCCAATTCTTAATCATCACCCACCGTGAAGGAACGATGGTTAAATGTGATAAGTTAATTGGGGCAACGATGCAAACTAAGGGTGTGACTAAGATGTTATCAGTATCTTTACACCAAGCTAAAGATATGGCTGAAGAGATTGAGAGTCAATAA
- the ftsY gene encoding signal recognition particle-docking protein FtsY produces MSFIKRLFSKFKKKPDTVEEIKKKNQENSLFETTQEKFDDGLKKSSNSFSDIINQLSTKYVSLNEAFYEDLFDAFVQLDIGYNATKKIVDAIVEEIKYQKVVDPTLIKQIIIDKLFVYYIQDSEVNIDLNYQDHRQNVFLVVGVNGVGKTTSIAKLANYYKKLNKKVLLIAADTFRAGAIQQLNIWAERLEVDIYKDESKKDPAAVIYEGLNFAKQRDYDLVICDTSGRLQNKVNLMNELKKINNVIEKFIGRNVDETLLVLDATTGQSGLIQAKVFHEVSKITGIILSKMDSSSKGGIILGIKDLFNIPVKLIGLGEQLDDLVSFDLQKYLISLTANLNLDYEKTSN; encoded by the coding sequence ATGAGCTTTATTAAAAGATTATTTAGTAAGTTTAAGAAAAAGCCTGACACTGTTGAAGAGATCAAAAAGAAGAATCAAGAGAATTCTTTATTTGAAACAACCCAAGAAAAGTTTGATGATGGTTTGAAAAAGAGCTCGAACTCTTTTTCAGATATCATCAACCAACTATCCACTAAATACGTTAGTTTAAACGAAGCATTTTATGAAGATCTGTTTGATGCATTTGTCCAATTAGATATTGGCTATAATGCGACTAAAAAAATCGTTGATGCGATCGTAGAAGAGATCAAATACCAAAAGGTAGTTGATCCAACTTTAATCAAACAGATCATTATTGATAAACTGTTTGTTTATTACATTCAAGATAGTGAAGTTAATATTGATCTGAACTATCAAGATCATCGTCAAAATGTCTTTTTAGTTGTTGGGGTGAATGGGGTTGGTAAAACCACATCGATTGCTAAATTAGCTAACTATTATAAAAAGCTTAATAAGAAGGTTTTGTTAATAGCAGCTGACACATTTAGAGCAGGAGCAATCCAACAACTAAATATCTGAGCTGAACGACTGGAAGTTGATATCTATAAAGATGAATCCAAGAAAGACCCAGCAGCAGTAATCTATGAAGGGTTAAACTTTGCTAAACAACGTGATTATGATCTAGTGATCTGTGACACTTCAGGACGGTTACAAAATAAAGTTAACCTAATGAACGAACTAAAAAAGATTAACAATGTGATTGAAAAGTTCATTGGTCGTAATGTTGATGAAACATTATTAGTATTAGATGCTACTACTGGTCAATCAGGTCTGATCCAAGCTAAGGTCTTTCATGAAGTTAGTAAGATTACAGGGATCATCTTAAGTAAGATGGATTCATCTTCTAAAGGGGGGATTATTCTTGGGATTAAAGATCTGTTTAATATCCCTGTCAAACTAATTGGTTTGGGAGAACAATTAGATGATCTAGTTAGTTTTGATCTACAAAAATACCTAATCTCGTTAACTGCCAACCTAAATCTTGATTATGAAAAAACAAGTAATTAG
- a CDS encoding DNA-binding protein produces MKKQVISFEQWNLLNELFSYYHKLLSDKIKLYLEEFLINNLSYNEIATNYQISKYAVYDQIQKGIEQLKNYEQLLLLNQLSKQRLKLYEQISDPNLKQALLILEQK; encoded by the coding sequence ATGAAAAAACAAGTAATTAGTTTTGAACAGTGAAATCTGTTAAATGAACTGTTCTCTTATTATCACAAGTTGTTGTCAGATAAGATTAAACTTTATTTGGAAGAGTTTTTAATTAACAACTTGTCATATAACGAGATTGCTACTAACTATCAGATCTCAAAATATGCTGTTTATGATCAGATCCAAAAAGGGATCGAACAACTAAAAAACTATGAACAGTTATTATTGTTAAACCAACTATCAAAACAAAGACTTAAACTGTACGAACAGATTAGTGATCCTAACTTAAAACAAGCATTACTAATTCTTGAACAAAAATAA